Proteins found in one Dryobates pubescens isolate bDryPub1 chromosome 1, bDryPub1.pri, whole genome shotgun sequence genomic segment:
- the ASB14 gene encoding ankyrin repeat and SOCS box protein 14, with product MYNSTYVLDNVSDEEISSQQAIQESLQDRFKMETSGSSTENGSFQYIASKEHGKIIAAIRTGQEEALMKLVRHSSAFEEADQRGWLPLHEAAAQRNKNILEITLKASPAITWEHTTLKGETPLLVAVRNCFVDNVSFLLLSGCKPNVKNEEEDSPLVMAIKHNSYEIASLLINSGAKVNLQCAHKRTALHEAARLGRKDLVKLLLRSGADPDPRSGYGLTPLALAAQVGHTEIMELLLQKGADVLSQAMDCASVLFEAAGGGNPDSLRLLLEYGADANVPRHSGHLPIHRAAYRGHFLALKNLVPVTNFDAIKESGISPVHSAAAGAHPQCLEFLLKSGFDANFMLDQRVRKGYDDHRKSALYFAVSNGDICSTRLLLKAGALTNQDPINCLQIALRMGNYELVNLLLRHGANVNYFCRVNTTHFPSALQYALKDEVMLRMLMNYGYDVHRCFDCPQGNRSHSQYVTDGWTSTVIKDTMFCEVITLSWLRHLSGKVVRIMLDYVDHVSICWKLAAVLKEQELWPDIHLILRNPRSLKHLCRLKIRECMGRLRLRCPVFMTFLPLPNRLKDYILYKEYDLYGQENFTGAYNLSCT from the exons ATGTATAATTCCACATATGTGCTGGATAATGTTTCTGATGAGGAAATCTCTAGCCAGCAAGCTATTCAGGAAAGCTTGCAAGATAGGTTTAAAATGGAAACAAGCGGCAGTTCAACAGAAAATGGAAG TTTCCAGTATATTGCAAGTAAGGAACACGGAAAGATAATTGCAGCAATTCG CACAGGCCAAGAAGAAGCCTTGATGAAGTTGGTGAGGCACAGTTCTGCTTTTGAAGAAGCAGATCAGCGAGGCTGGCTTCCTCTGcatgaagctgcagcacagagaaataAGAACATCCTTGAAATAACTTTGAAAG cctcccctgccattACATGGGAACATACCACTCTGAAAGGGGAAACACCTCTCTTGGTGGCAGTAAGGAACTGCTTTGTAGACAATGTCAGCTTTCTCTTGCTCAGTGGCTGCAAACCCAATGTTAAGAATGAAGAGGAAGATTCTCCTTTAGTTATGG CAATTAAACACAATTCATATGAGATTGCCTCCTTGTTGATAAATTCTGGTGCAAAAGTGAATTTGCAGTGTGCTCACAAGAGGACTGCTTTACATGAGGCAGCCAGACTAGGCAGGAAGGATTTGGTGAAACTTCTTCTTCGTTCTGGAGCGGATCCTGACCCTCGCAGTGGATACGGGCTCACACCTCTAGCACTGGCTGCACAGGTCGGACATACAGAAATTATGGAGCTCTTATTGCAAAAAG GTGCAGATGTTCTTTCACAAGCAATGGATTGTGCTTCTGTATTAtttgaagcagcaggaggaggaaatccAGATTCTCTGCGTCTTTTGCTAGAATATGGGGCTGATGCCAATGTACCAAGGCACTCAGGTCATTTGCCAATCCACAGAGCTGCGTATAGAGGACACTTTCT AGCCCTAAAAAATTTGGTTCCAGTTACTAATTTTGATGCCATTAAAGAAAGTGGGATAAGTCCAgttcattcagcagcagcaggagcgcATCCTCAGTGCCTTGAGTTTCTCCTCAAATCTGGGTTTGATGCCAATTTTATGTTGGATCAGAGAGTTCGCAAAGGCTATGATGACCACCGGAAATCAGCATTGTACTTCGCCGTTTCCAACGGGGATATCTGTTCAACAAGATTGCTATTGAAAGCTGGAGCCCTGACAAACCAAGATCCCATCAACTGTCTCCAAATAGCCTTGAGAATGGGCAACTATGAGTTAGTGAATCTTCTGCTCCGACATGGAGCTAATGTCAATTACTTCTGCAGAGTGAATACAACACATTTCCCATCAGCTCTACAGTATGCTCTGAAAGATGAAGTCATGCTAAGAATGCTGATGAACTATGGGTATGATGTGCACCGCTGCTTTGATTGTCCTCAGGGAAACAGGTCACATTCCCAGTATGTGACTGATGGATGGACATCTACTGTTATCAAAGATACAATG TTCTGTGAAGTGATAACCTTGTCATGGTTGAGGCATCTATCTGGGAAGGTGGTGCGAATAATGTTAGATTACGTTGATCATGTCAGCATCTGCTGGAAGCTAGCAGCAGTTCTGAAAGAACAAGAACTCTGGCCAGACATCCATTTGATTTTAC GGAATCCTCGCTCCCTGAAGCACCTTTGTCGCCTGAAGATACGGGAATGCATGGGCCGGTTGCGTCTCCGCTGTCCTGTCTTTATGAC